GCACCAGTGTTGACTGGAACATGAATTAACACCGGGTGATCCGTCATGGTTGCGATGGCTGCATCGGCATCCCGATGTTCAAACTCAGCCGCTGTATGGGCTTCCCAGACGTCGATCAGTTGTTTCTCTGCGTCAGTGTATTCAGTCATTCGTCGAAACTACTTTCCGTAAGAACACATGTTGGAGGATAGAAAAGGGGTCAGGACTCTTTGATTTAAAAAGAGTCCTGACCCCTTTAATAACTTTCCCTTTAATAACTTTAATAAGATACGACTTGATCAGGGATCGTTGATTCACTTCTGGTGCGGGGGAATTAACGCCCATACTTGTAAATTCCATTAAAAAACACCGCCATTCTCAGGGCTGCCACAGTGCTTTCCCGCGGTATAGCGTGCCGATGGGATAGCGTTCACTGGGCACTGTCGCGGTCGCCATGATCTTTTTGATCTGTTGCACGACCTCGGGATGTTTTCCCGCGACATCCGTGGATTCTCCCAGATCCTGATTCAAATCATAGAGGGCGATCTCTCCCTCCTGGCCGTGGCGAATTCCTTTCCAGTGCTTCCAGCGCACCGCCTGATCATAGCGAGCCCGGCAGTGACCGTAGTCCCAGTAGAGATAGTCATGTTTCACCGGTAGAGGCTCGCACTTGAATGCCTGGAGCACAGACAGGCCATCCAGGCCCGTGGGAACCGGGGCCCTCGCCAGTTCTGCAAACGTGGGCAGCATGTCCTGGAAGGCGATGACTGTGTCGCTCACTTTGCCTGCAGGAATGACGCCGTGCCAGCGTGCAATGAAGGGCACGCGAATGCCTCCTTCCGTGAGATCCCGTTTAAAACCCCGCAACGGCCCGTTCGTTCGGAACTGCCTGGGAACGCCTTTGTGGCCTCCGTTGTCGCTGGTAAAAATAATCAGCGTTCGCTCGCGTAACTGGAGCTCATCGATGAGGCGTGTGATCTGTCCCACATCCCGATCCAGTCGATGAATCATCGCGGCATATTTTTTTGATTTGGCATCCCAGTCCCGGTCCGAATAAGGTTCGGTCGATGGCACTGCCAAGCCGTGCGGGTCTTCCGCTTTCGCGGAGAAGTGGGGCAGCGTATAAGCCGCATAGAGGAAGAAGGGCTGAGCGGCCGACTTGCGAATGAATTTCAACGCGCGGTCCGTCAGCAGATCGTGACTGTATTGCTGACGGGATTTGCGGTTCCCCGTCAGTTCCAGGCGGCCTTCGTTGTCGTCCAGATATTCGGTGAAGTAATAATGGGCGTGGTCCTGGTTCAGGTAGCCGAACCACATATCGAATCCCTGGTTCGTGGCCCGTCCGACAGTGCCTGCATCTCCCAGCGACCATTTTCCCACGCCGCCACACAGGTAACCTGACTTCTGCAGAACCTCGGCGATGGTGACATCCGTTTCCTGCAGGTAGGTCGGGTAATGGGGGATATTGTCCCGCGCGGGAGTATGCCCGTTGTGCAGCCCGGTCATTAGCACAGCCCGTGACGCCGTGCAGACCGAAGCGCCTGCATAGGCTTGAGTGAAGCGCATCCCCTGCGTGGCCAACTGATCGATGTGAGGCGTCTGGATCAGCTTCTGTCCGTAACAACCCAAATCGCCATAACCCAGATCATCGGCCATGATGAAAATGATATTCGGACGCTCTTTCATAGCAGCCTGTACCGGAACTGGCACGCAGACCATCAGCCAGAACATGACTGAGGCAAATAGAAATCGCTGTCCGCGGCTAGTTTCAGTTTTTAAGTTTCTGAGCGCTCGTATCCACATCCGCTTCCCATCCCTTTAAATTCTGGTTCAGTTTGTTGACAATTTCCGGGTGCGCCGCCGCCAGGTTCTGCTGTTCGCCGACATCGACTTCCAGGTTAAACAACTCGTTGCGATTGTTGGTCACACAGAGCTTCCATTGTCCACTGCGGATCGCGCGGCGGTTTCCCATCCGCCAGAACAGGTTACGGTTATCTAATGAGCGTTCCGACTTCCAGAGTGGCGAGAGGTCGATGCCGTCGGTCTGGTAGTCCGCCGCTGGTATCCCTGCCACGTTCGAAAAGGTGGGGAGCAGGTCAATGGAATGAGCGGTCTGATTTGTTACTCCGGTTCGAATCGTTCCCGGCCATGACATCAGGCAGGGCACGCGATGCCCGCCTTCGTACAGCGTCCCCTTCTGACCGCGCAGGGGACCGTTACTGGAGATGTGGTGAAACTGTTTTCCATAGTTGAGATAGCCACCATTATCCGAAGTGAAGATGACGAGCGTATTCTTCTCCAGTCGCAGACGTTGGATCGTAGACAGTATCTGTCCCACGCTCTGATCCAGGGATTCGATCATCGCCCGCGTATGCGGACTGACATTTGCCGGATCGGGAATGATGCCCCATTTGTCTGCATGGTAAGGCTGTCCCGCTTTCCGATAAGGCGGATCTTTTGGCCCCTGCCAGGGAAAGTGAATCGCCAGATGCGGTACATAGAGAAAGAAGGGCCGCATGCGATTGGCTTCGATGAACTCTACGCTGTATCTGCTCAACAGGTCGGAGGTGTAACCTTCTTCCATCTGGATCGCGTTGTTGTGCCACCAGTCCTCATTGCCTGAGCGATCGATGTGAGTGTGATGGTCCCCGTCCCCCGAGGCCAGACCTCGAAACAGATCAAATCCCTGACTGGTGGGCAGCCAGGGAGGCTGGTAGCCCAGGTGCCACTTCCCGAAACAGGCGGTCGCATACCCTCGCTGTTTCAGCAGCTCGGCCATGGTCACCGCCTGGTGGGGGAGCCCGATCTCGCGATCTGCTTTCCCTGATAAAGCTCCCTCAAACTCAGATCCAAAACGCTGCTGGTACTGCCCCGTGAGCATCGCGGTCCGGGTTGGCGTACACATGGCACCGGCGGAATGGAAATCGGTAAACTTTAATCCGCTCGCAGCCAGTCGATCGATGTGGGGAGTGCGGACGTGACGGTTTCCGTAGCAACCCAGATCACCGTAACCAAGATCATCGGCTAGAATCAAAACAATATTTGGCGGATGTTTCTCAGCCGCCTGCAAAACCAGGCATATCAACACGCAAAAAACGGAGGTCAGAAGATATATAAAAGCGCAACGCATGACGTCTGATGATTTCAACGAAACAAAGGATTGATTGAGTAAATATGATTAACTCTACTTTACACTATAATCTCATACGACTAGACCTGCTAGACTGTGTCCAGTTTTATTGTAGCGTCTCCAGGGCCATTTGGCTCGAGTATATTAGATTGAGACACGCTATAGTTAAATGTGACGCGCTATAGCAGAAAATAGACCTGCTGGGTCAGGTTGTGTTTCTTTCATGATTGAATGTGATTCTCATGACCGCAACCTAAGCCAGACCGGAATTCATCACGGCCAGGTAGCGTTTCTTAATTCGAATTGGTCTTTGCAAATGGGGAGAAACCGGGGCTAACGCCCTGCGGCTAATGGGACTTTTCTGCGGTCAGAGTCCAGTAAACAGGGGCAACAACACACCGTCGGCTAAGGTGAATTCTTACATAGCTTACTCTGTAGACCTCAAAATCAGGATCAGAACTATTAAATAAACGTTACCTGGCGCCCTGCGGCTAATAGTGTAGGCGCTCTGGTTGCTGATCAACTTGATCAGGGGTCGTTGATTCAGGCCTGGTGCGGGATGTTTATCTCTCGTGGTGCCTTGGCGATGTGGTAGGATTGGTTTGCCGGTGGTTCGTTTGTTTTTTTACCGGCGGCTAGCGCCGGCCCGCTTGCTTTTTTGTTGGTCGTGCTGGTTCCAGTTGTTCTTTTTTGTGAATGGGATGTCGCGAGGCGGGCGAGCACATCGACTCGCCCCTACATCGGGAGAGAGTATCATGGTTGTGAAACAGATTTTTGCGAATGGCGTGAGCCGGTCAAGGGGATTTGAGAAACGTTCTGTGGAGAAGTGTGGTGGGACGTGTTGTGTGAGCGGCGGGCGGTGTTGGTTATGTGGTGATGTGCGGCGGCGTGTGTCGACCCGCATAACTTTTTCGGGGTTGGTTTGGGAAAATCGTGCTCAAACCAGCGGTTTATTGCATGGTGCCGTTTGTTTCGTTCCGGGTCTGCACCTGAACCAGTAGTGTGCATGCGCGCGACGCATAACTAGAGATCATGAAGAACGGCACAATGGCGTCAAGACAATTTTATACAGCAGACGGGGATGGATCTTCAGAGATGAAGAGGTGGCAGCATGGTGCGAGCAAAACGCAGGGAAGTGGGCTCTGTTTCTGAATGCGAATCGTTCTTTTTAAAGAGAGGAACCGGCTCTAACGCGGTATGGCTGATTGTGATTGTTGTCGGCAGATTGGTTGCCGTTTTCTCTGATCGGCACTGTCGGACAAGCCGAGCAGTGGCACACGCTGACGGAATGTGCCGTTGGAAATTGGGTTTTCCTGTTGTCCTCAGAATCACGCTTAGAACGATTAAAGAAATGCTATCTGGCTATTTGAAATCGAAAAAAAAGAGGAGTTATTCCGTGTGGAACAACTCCTCTGTGAGTAGTGGATGGTTTCCTGAATGTAAGTTGTTCACATCAGAAAACGCCGGGCGTTTTGGAGTGCGCATTCTGCGGGAAGTCGAAGGTCAACACGAGTGGTTCGTTTCCTGTGTTTTCGATTTCCACGCCGCCGTTATTAAGTGCGGCCTGAGTGATGAATCCAATCTCGGGATAGAGCTCGCCCAGCTTCATATCCTGGTGATATCGCACTTTGAGCTTTCCGACACGGCCGCTTCCACCATTCGTGTGGAACAGCGCGGGACTCTCCGGGCGGAAATTCGTCTTGGCGCCAGGCTCAATAATGAGACGAAGAATGGAGCATTTCTGATCGCCGAGGAAATCGCCGTAAACAATCCACTTGGCGTCTACTCCGTCGCCTGCGAATTCTTCGGCGGTGATTGCCGGGCGTGAATTCTTCAGAACGAATTCCGGATCCTGATTCGCTTCGAAGTCGAATTTTTCAACCAGGTACTCCCAGTCTTCGTGCCGATCCTTCGGATAGTCTTCTTCCCGGCAGGCATAAAACGCGTCCGCTGCTCCGATACGCCCATCAAGCGTAAGGTCCTCAGCCAGGAAGTGCTCATCC
This genomic interval from Gimesia alba contains the following:
- a CDS encoding arylsulfatase, whose product is MVCVPVPVQAAMKERPNIIFIMADDLGYGDLGCYGQKLIQTPHIDQLATQGMRFTQAYAGASVCTASRAVLMTGLHNGHTPARDNIPHYPTYLQETDVTIAEVLQKSGYLCGGVGKWSLGDAGTVGRATNQGFDMWFGYLNQDHAHYYFTEYLDDNEGRLELTGNRKSRQQYSHDLLTDRALKFIRKSAAQPFFLYAAYTLPHFSAKAEDPHGLAVPSTEPYSDRDWDAKSKKYAAMIHRLDRDVGQITRLIDELQLRERTLIIFTSDNGGHKGVPRQFRTNGPLRGFKRDLTEGGIRVPFIARWHGVIPAGKVSDTVIAFQDMLPTFAELARAPVPTGLDGLSVLQAFKCEPLPVKHDYLYWDYGHCRARYDQAVRWKHWKGIRHGQEGEIALYDLNQDLGESTDVAGKHPEVVQQIKKIMATATVPSERYPIGTLYRGKALWQP
- a CDS encoding sulfatase-like hydrolase/transferase, encoding MLICLVLQAAEKHPPNIVLILADDLGYGDLGCYGNRHVRTPHIDRLAASGLKFTDFHSAGAMCTPTRTAMLTGQYQQRFGSEFEGALSGKADREIGLPHQAVTMAELLKQRGYATACFGKWHLGYQPPWLPTSQGFDLFRGLASGDGDHHTHIDRSGNEDWWHNNAIQMEEGYTSDLLSRYSVEFIEANRMRPFFLYVPHLAIHFPWQGPKDPPYRKAGQPYHADKWGIIPDPANVSPHTRAMIESLDQSVGQILSTIQRLRLEKNTLVIFTSDNGGYLNYGKQFHHISSNGPLRGQKGTLYEGGHRVPCLMSWPGTIRTGVTNQTAHSIDLLPTFSNVAGIPAADYQTDGIDLSPLWKSERSLDNRNLFWRMGNRRAIRSGQWKLCVTNNRNELFNLEVDVGEQQNLAAAHPEIVNKLNQNLKGWEADVDTSAQKLKN